In the Hevea brasiliensis isolate MT/VB/25A 57/8 chromosome 8, ASM3005281v1, whole genome shotgun sequence genome, TTtaatttgaattgatttatttttttaaatattgtaattatttcaattttaattaaatttaggaAATTAGGCGAAAGTGGAAATATaactaaagtggaccactaaggcaCCAGACAAGGATAAAATCTACACTGGATGTGATCATTGCACTATACCATCCCCATTATTTTTTCCTATTTTcctacataaaaaaaaaacttgtattttatttttgagaGCTCTTTATTTCCATATTTCATTGTACATGTCATTCaatgtaaaataataataataataattttttttattagaaacTAGGTTCGTAACACCCTAGAtaaatctcacatcggcaaaacacgggagagatgctgggtttataagttggtggttcgtaactcctagtaacgcattttaaaatcgtgagggcttcgatccagagcggacaatatcactagtgggccgggccattacagggTTTgataaatctttattaaaaaaaataaaattaataagaacTTAAATTCATTgagatttttaataaaaaataaaatggaagggAGTGGGGATTTTTATTGTTCTTATTCCACTTAAAAATGCGTCAATCAAGTTGAGGACTTCAAAATTGCATCAGCGCAGCACTTAACGCTTCTTGCACACGGTTTTTCCCTTCAAATTTCACATGTTTTGGCATTAGTCAAATtctaaattgaattatttttattgatttattttctttaatactctaaataatagaaaacatgaaaaatattttttaaaataatttcataaataaaataaaaaaattataaaaattagaaaaaaaataggtaaaatattttaatttattaaaaaaaggaAAGGGAGGGGAAATTGCTTTAAAATTAAGGTAAagactttaatttaaattgatGAAAGAAGCTTAACTGGCAAAGGAAATTCCAAAACCATGTGAAAACAAATTGACATTACAGACAGATTTTGACTTCCTTAAAATCAAAGCACCACCGGTACCGGTCCTGTACCACTACAACCTTAACCAACGCGGTaggttttaatttaattaatttttttttaaatattaaatttaattaaagagcGTGCATTCACGCTCTTCAGCTTCTGAGTTTCTCGAAATTTTTCTCAGCTTTTAGGagaaatttaaaaaagaaaaaggactTACAAGCTGACAAATCGTGGTGTCTGAAATACGAACATGCATAACAGAGTTTCTGTTCTGTTTTCTTACTGTGTCGGTCCTTGAATAACCGAACAGATGAAAtagtaaaatattagaaattttatcataaattaatattgtaaacataattaaaaattttaacatttgtttcttaaaattaaaattcattcttaagccaataaaaattaaataaattacccttttattttaaattatatcaaaattaatatatttttcttcatttttaaaaattaataatttaatatttatattttgatttaattaaatttaaaatttctttatttatatttgaaaacagtacattttaattttaaagtGTCAAAATGAAGAAGTTAAACCACTTCAAGTTTTATAATTTTACTCCTATAtttattagaaaattttaatttactttatttttttttttaatttaactcaaaatttaaatttaaatttaaatttaaattcaatttaacttaaaatttaaaaaattaaaatttaaacataTTCATTTTTAGaatcaagaaattaaaatttatatttaattaaagaatcatgaaatttaattcataaattttaatttttgaattaaattgagtttaaattaaatttttttattaatttaaaaaaattattcatgaaATGAATATTTTGTTGATGTTAAACCattgatttaaaaaaatagaGGAAATTCATTTTAATGATAgggtatttttataattttttagataattaaaaaataattaaagaggaattgaataaaaaattcaatttaacataattaaaatataaaaattaaattattaatttttaaaattattatttatattaatttagaaatatgaaaaaattaatttattaataaaaaagagcAGTAAGAACATAGAACCCAAACCCGTGGGAAAATAAAGAGAGAGCGGTGGAGGGGTGGGAGGAGGAAGAGAGTGAGTGGGACCCGTGTGGGGGGAATTGGAGGAGAGAGAAATGAAGTCTTGAATATCAAGACAGTGAGAGTAAAAGCCAGCTAGCAATGAAGGTGGAGGCTCACCTACCATAATATCCCTCCTCCTTCCACCACTACTCATACTACTTGTACTGCTGCCACCCCATTTGCCCTTTCCTTCTTATAgagctctctctctttctctctcttttctcttcactTCTACTCTTTCTACCTTCCTTCCGTTTCTTCTTCTGTGTAAGGTACTGATTTGTTGTTGTTAATATATGGTAGTCTTGTCTTTCACTAATGGACTCTGTTTTGTTTGGTGAGTCTTATGGTGGAGTAAGTTGGGGGGCTTATTATGAGGAAAATTCAGCATTTTGCTACTTGGAAAATTTATATTTTGAGCTTTTTAGCTCAGGTTTGGCTCTGCATTTTTGTGGGTTCTCTTCCAAATTTTGGGTTCTTCAATTTTGTGTAGTGTCGGCATGCATTGAGTCACTAGTATGAAGAAGGTTTTGGAGGTTTTGATGTTTGTTTACTGAGAAAACAAGGGAAAAGAAAAggccaattacacccacatatatTTTCCAATACAGAGTaggaaaattttctcttttcctctTTCACTTCCTTCGTCACCCTCTGGTTTCTTAGCTAACAGAGAGTTTTAAAGGAGGAAAAATAACTAAGCAAGTTCATTACATTGCATATAATATGAAAATTGGGAACATTTGGGAGATTTTTTTTGGATAACAATTTCTCATAATTGCATTTGCTTTGTGCTTTGCAGGAATTTGGGAGTAATTTATCTTTTCTTTGGAAAACAGAGGATTTTCCAATTGGGAAATTAACAAAGGTATGTTTCCAAATTCCCTTCAATTTTGCGTTTCcttaagaaaaaagaaaaaggaaaagaaaaatcttGAACTTAAATCTTTATAAAAGGTAAAGTAGATAATCATGCAGTTCTTGGTTCTTGCCCTTTTTGACCTTTCACAATTACTTTAATGGCCAGCTAGCTTGAGCTGCAGAACCCACCTCTAACATTTGTGAGAATTTACACAATCGAATTTGCTACATATTCATGGATTTTCACAGTTTCCTAGTAACCAAACAAAATTGAGAAAACCCCATTTCAATTCCATTCCTAATAATTGCACTCATAAATACCCTTTCCTCCTAAATTTTGCaggaaaataaagaaagaaagagacaATAGTCGCATTCTAAAGAAGAACCATGATTGGACCAGCAAATTTCATAGACGAGATAGACTGCGGCAGCTTCTTCGACCACATCGACGACCTCCTTGACTTCCCCACCGACGATATAGAGGCTTGCCTCCCTGGTCCCGACTGCACCACTACCAACAATAACAACGGGAACGCCAACTCGTTCCCGAGCATTTGGTCTACTCATTCAGACTCACTGCCGGGTTCCGACTCTGTGTTCTCTAATAACAGCGGCTCTGATTTCTCGGCGGAATTATCCGTTCCGGTgagtataaatttaaatttttttagtggTTTAATGTCTTCCGTTGGATTGCTTTGTGATGACGTCATGAGTGCTTTGCTTTTAATGTGATATTTGGTTTTTCGGTCGCCACTCATCACCAGGCTTGAAGTCCGCGTAATTgagttcaaaaattaagaactgggTGGGGTCATCTTGGGggctttttggtcatttcaaaatttttttgtcGGCGCTGAGGTggatttaaatcaattaaataattgattcatTATTTGTGCAATGCCAATTAATAGTTCTAATTAGtcatttgatttaattaattaagtacCAAATTTGgttaaatttcttaattaattttggtGGGTTGTTGATATGATTATTGTTGGAGTTGTCTAATTCAATTTTTGTTATAATGTTACAGTATGAAGATATTGTTCAGCTGGAATGGCTATCAAATTTTGTTgaggattccttctctggaggaAGCCTCACAATGAATAAAGAAGAGTCCTCTTCCATCAACAATAACTCATCGCATCAACAATTTCAGACCTCCAGTCCAGTTTCTGTCCTTGAAAGCAGCAGCTCCTGCTCAGGAGAGAAAACTGTGCCGGAAATCATTGGTTCGGGTAGGCATGGGCGTGCTCGTAGCAAACGTCCTCGCCCTGCTACATTCACTCCCCGCCCGGCTATGCAACTTATCTCTCCCAGCTCATCTGTTACTGAGACCCCTCAGCCTGAGACTTTTGCTGCCCCTAAGGTCCCCTCAGATTCTGAAAATTATGCTGAGTCGCGACTTTTGATCAAATTGCCAAAGCATGTTGCCCCCGaacacaagaagaagaagaagaaaatcaagtttacaGTTCCATTAGGTCCTGCAGAGACAACCCAAAATTCGCCACCACAACAAGCAGTTAGGAAATGTTTGCATTGTGAGATAACTAAGACACCACAATGGAGGGCAGGACCAATGGGCCCTAAAACTCTTTGCAATGCTTGTGGAGTTCGCTATAAATCCGGCCGGCTTTTCCCTGAATACCGACCTGCTGCGAGTCCAACTTTTGTTCCATCCTTGCACTCCAATTCCCATAAGAAAGTCCTGGAAATGAGAAGCAAGGCCGGTGAGAATCTTGGTATGGCTGGAAATGCTATAATGATGAGCAACTCGCCGGAGTTTATCCCAAACAATAGCAATCTTGCAATAGATTACATGTGAGGGAGGACATGGAGAACAGTGTTTCCAGTTGAAGCCTCACTATGCTGCCTCTTTAATTCCAGTCTTTGTATTATTTGCTTACTGTTGTTTCATTTCTTTGTTGAATGGTTTTTTGTACAGGGATGGAATGGGAGGAATTAGGAGAAATAGATGACCATATTTTAGCTAGTAGAGAAGGATTGTAAGAGACAACTGGGAGAAAAAAAGGGCTAGAGACAAATGGAAGGTTCAAGGACAGTAGAGTTTTAGGGTTTTAGTCATGGGTAGGTCCTAAAGGTTATTAATTACTAAGGGTCTGTGTCTGTCTCTTTTTTgcattctttttatttctttttcccttttctttgatggGTATTCTTTTTGCAGTTCAATTTGTTAGTAGAAAATTCTGAAATGAGTAATGGATTTTGAAAACTTATAATTCCTTATCTACAATTTTCTTCCATTCCGTGTTTCCCCATTTGCAGCAGACATCTTGGTTCCTCATCTGCTCAGTGCTTATTGCAATTGGGGACAATTCCCCAGAAGGGGAAGCTTTTCTTGAGCTGTGTTAGATTTTAACTGCTCAATTCATTAGCACAGATTAAAAATAAAACAGATTGCCTCAAAGATGTCATCTTTTCTTCTACTCTGATGGATTGGACATTCCATCTTAATCTTTGGTGAATTGCCTACATCTTGATTAGTTGGTAATTAACTTGTAATCCTTCTGATAGCTAATGGGTTATGATTAGTTGGTACAGAGCATCATAACTGTGGGTGCAAGAGGATGAAA is a window encoding:
- the LOC110671762 gene encoding GATA transcription factor 8; the encoded protein is MIGPANFIDEIDCGSFFDHIDDLLDFPTDDIEACLPGPDCTTTNNNNGNANSFPSIWSTHSDSLPGSDSVFSNNSGSDFSAELSVPYEDIVQLEWLSNFVEDSFSGGSLTMNKEESSSINNNSSHQQFQTSSPVSVLESSSSCSGEKTVPEIIGSGRHGRARSKRPRPATFTPRPAMQLISPSSSVTETPQPETFAAPKVPSDSENYAESRLLIKLPKHVAPEHKKKKKKIKFTVPLGPAETTQNSPPQQAVRKCLHCEITKTPQWRAGPMGPKTLCNACGVRYKSGRLFPEYRPAASPTFVPSLHSNSHKKVLEMRSKAGENLGMAGNAIMMSNSPEFIPNNSNLAIDYM